One window of Pelmatolapia mariae isolate MD_Pm_ZW linkage group LG18, Pm_UMD_F_2, whole genome shotgun sequence genomic DNA carries:
- the fuz gene encoding protein fuzzy homolog, with translation MMLQDGSTQLLCLTASSGVPLFTRGASKQLPFSVIGSLNGVHMFGGGQGVVLTCSETQGGGKVVWRVFQDSVMLIAVSGGGDGGVGSSKEEEARLQRLLENVWGCMVLVLGLDELVNVRNVERLKRELRSCFSLIDELLEDKQEGILGNLTHCADSLVPPNPALFQVAVDGFAQAADSEFGCLVVHGRIATATEKWWRLAPQEVVLLSALIRSHSASGSASCDYPIFLPHGSPTVAHRLLCFQLLPGADVCVLCGPTPSLHGAETGLVGRFWSPLVETLRECLAVGERCLPGSVSLRPDVLALLLINRETRRAVSCVRTSDYHYDGPLLSKARCWELLKLFYIFSTSRYFTQEEPLYVSTEEKAQRGNTEDFPLGFSHQPQQCYLVTEECKSYGLQTPQHQLFLLILPSVPTFALRTLATQTLSDIVAATGF, from the coding sequence ATGATGCTCCAGGATGGCTCTACACAGCTTCTTTGCCTCACAGCCAGCAGCGGGGTCCCTCTTTTCACAAGAGGAGCCTCCAAACAGCTGCCCTTCTCTGTCATAGGCTCTCTAAATGGTGTTCACATGTTCGGAGGTGGTCAGGGGGTAGTGTTGACCTGCTCTGAGACCCAAGGTGGAGGGAAGGTGGTGTGGAGAGTTTTCCAGGACAGTGTGATGCTCATCGCTGTCAGTGGAGGTGGAGATGGCGGAGTGGGCAGCAGCAAAGAGGAGGAGGCCCGTCTACAACGCCTCCTGGAGAATGTGTGGGGCTGCATGGTGCTGGTGTTAGGGCTGGATGAGCTGGTTAATGTCCGGAATGTTGAGAGGCTTAAAAGGGAACTCAGGTCCTGCTTCAGTCTCATTGAtgagctgctggaggacaagcAGGAGGGTATTCTGGGAAACCTTACACATTGTGCTGATTCACTGGTGCCCCCAAACCCCGCTCTTTTTCAGGTGGCAGTGGATGGTTTTGCTCAGGCTGCAGACAGCGAGTTTGGTTGCCTCGTTGTTCATGGGCGAATCGCTACGGCAACTGAAAAGTGGTGGCGCCTCGCTCCGCAGGAAGTTGTCCTGCTTTCTGCTTTGATACGCTCACACTCAGCCTCTGGATCGGCTTCTTGTGATTACCCAATTTTCCTTCCTCATGGCAGCCCCACCGTAGCCCACCGTCTTCTCTGCTTCCAGCTGCTGCCCGGAGCAGACGTATGTGTGCTGTGCGGTCCAACCCCATCCCTGCATGGAGCTGAGACTGGGCTGGTGGGTCGTTTCTGGTCTCCTTTGGTCGAGACCCTGAGAGAGTGCCTGGCTGTTGGAGAACGCTGCCTACCAGGGTCTGTATCCCTGCGGCCCGATGTGCTGGCACTTCTTCTCATCAACCGCGAAACACGCCGTGCAGTCTCCTGTGTACGGACTTCCGATTACCATTACGATGGTCCATTACTCTCCAAGGCCCGCTGCTGGGAGCTGCTGAAACTCTTTTATATCTTCAGCACATCACGGTACTTCACCCAGGAAGAGCCTTTATATGTCTCCACAGAAGAAAAGGCTCAAAGAGGCAACACTGAAGACTTTCCTCTTGGATTCTCCCACCAGCCCCAACAATGTTATCTAGTTACAGAGGAATGCAAAAGCTATGGACTTCAAACACCACAGCACCAGCTGTTTCTGCTCATCTTACCATCTGTGCCCACGTTTGCACTGCGTACACTGGCTACACAGACTCTGTCTGATATAGTAGCAGCCACAGGGTTTTAA
- the LOC134616597 gene encoding guanine nucleotide-binding protein G(I)/G(S)/G(O) subunit gamma-5-like: MSGSSNLVTMKKVVQQLRFEASINRVKVSQAAADLQQFCIQNALQDPLLTGVSSSTNPFRPQKVCSFL, encoded by the exons ATGTCGGGTTCATCCAACCTGGTGACCATGAAAAAGGTGGTACAGCAGCTTCGTTTCGAGGCAAGCATAAACAGAGTTAAG GTTTCCCAGGCAGCTGCAGATCTACAACAGTTTTGCATACAGAATGCTCTCCAAGACCCTCTGCTCACCGGTGTGTCATCCAGCACCAACCCTTTCAGGCCGCAGAAGGTCTGCTCCTTCTTGTGA